A segment of the Nitrospina gracilis 3/211 genome:
AATCGACGGCAAGACGCACGAGCCGATGGAATTTGTCGTCATCGACGTCGAAGAAACTTATTCCGGCAAAGTGATGGAAGCCCTCGGTACCCGAAAGGGCTCACTCAAGAACATGATTCACATGGACGACGGCCACGTGCGCCTCGAGTACCACGTGCCCACGCGGTTCCTGTTCGGGTTCCAGTCCGATTTCCTGACCATGACCAAGGGAACCGGTACGCTGCAACATACGTTCGAAACTTTCGTGCCATTCATGGGCGGTTCTGCCAAACGGTTGCGCGGCGCCCTGATCGCGCTGGAAAACGGGCAGACCACGGGTTACTCCATCTTCAACCTGCAGGACCGGGGCCAGTTGTTCGTCGGTCCCGGCCAACCGGTTTACACCGGCATGATCATCGGCGAAAACGCGAAGGACAACGACCTTGTGGTCAACATCTGCAAGGAAAAAAAGCTGACCAACATGCGCGCGTCCGGGTCCGACGACACCGTCATCCTGACTCCGCCCCGCATCATGAGCCTCGAACAGGTGCTCGGCTTTCTGAACGAGGACGAGCTGGCTGAGATCACGCCCAAGAGCATCCGTCTGCGCAAGAAGTACCTAGACGAAAACGAGCGCAAACGTCAGGCCAAAACACAGAAGGTGGCCTGACAACCGCACGCCTCCTTCCCCACAAACCATTCACTAAAGCATCGTTGAGGAAACCCGGTAAATGGGATACAATCACGCCTGTTTCCGGCGATGGTTGTACTTCGTCGGTTCCCTGCGGTCCCAAAAAATAACGAGTCTTATATATGGATAGAACCACGCTGGTGCAGTTCATCCGGCGCCAGGAGAAAATGACTCCCGGCGCCACGGGCGAGTTCACCAACCTCATGAACGAAGTGCTGGTGGGCGCCAAGATCGTGTCCCTTCAGGTCAACAACGCGGGTTTGGGCGAGGATATTCTGGGCATGTCCGGCCGCGTCAACGTGCAGGGGGAGGAGGTCCAGAAACTCGACGACTACGCCAACGACATTTTCATCAAGCTGGTGGGGGAATCCGGCAACATCTGCGCCATCACCTCCGAGGAAAACGAAAAGCCTGTCATCATCCCACCGGACCGTGCAGGCAAGTACATCTTCATGGTCGATCCGCTGGACGGATCGTCAAATATCGACGTCAATGTCAACATCGGCTCCATTTTCTCCGTGTACCGCAAGCAAAGCCCGGGACCGGACGTCACCGACGACGATCTCCTTCAACCGGGTCACCAGCAGGTGGCGGCGGGATACATCATATACGGACCCAGCACACTGTTCGTATACACTTCCGGCAACGGAGTGCACACCTTCACCCTGGACCCCGCACTGGGAGAATTTTTTCTCTCCACGCAGGACATGAAAATTCCCCGGCAGGGATCGACCTACAGTGTAAACGAAGGCAACTCGCAGGTCTGGCAGGAGCCGCAGAAAAAACTCGTCGAGTATCTTAAGGAAAACGACAAAGAAACGAAGCGGCCCTACAAGCTCCGCTACATCGGGTCGCTGGTGGCGGACTTCCACCGCACCCTGCTGAAGGGCGGCATCTTCATGTATCCCGGAGACAAGAAAAGTCCGGAAGGGAAACTGCGTTATGCCTTCGAAGCCGCACCGATGGCGATGATCGTGGAGAATGCGGGCGGCAAGGCCTCCAACGGAAAAGAACGCATTCTGGATATCAAGCCCACAGACATTCACCAGCGCGTTCCCCTGTATATCGGCAGCCCGGAGGACATGGACCGCGCGCATGCATTGCTTGCGTGACGGTGCCTGCCTCCTCCCGCAACCAAAACCTGATCAGCCCAACCGTTAAATGAAAATTCAAAGCATACGCGGCGTCAAAGACATTCTTCCCGGTGAGATCGAAAAGTGGCACAAGGTGGAAGCGGCCGCCCGGCGGGTGCTTGCACCTTACGGGTTTCAGGAGATCCGCCTGCCCATTTTCGAAAGCACAAGCCTGTTCAAACGCAGTATCGGCGAGACCACCGACATCGTCGAAAAAGAGATGTACACCTTCACCGATCGCGGCGGTGATGAAATCACCCTTCGCCCGGAGGGCACGGCCTCGGTCGTACGTTCGTACATCCAGCATAAAATGCACGGCCAGGCCCAGTTGGTGAAGCTGTATTACATGGGCCCCATGTTCCGTTACGAACGGCCGCAGGCGGGACGCTTCCGCCAGTTTTACCAGATCGGTGCGGAAGCGCTGGGCTCGGCGAGCCCGCTGGTCGACGCCGAAGTCATGACCATGCTCATCGCCCTGTTTCGCGACCTGGGTCTGAACGGTGTCGAGTTGCAGATCAACTCGCTGGGCTGTCCGGAATGCCGTCCGCCTTACCGCGAGTTACTCAAAGACGCCATCCGAAAGCACCTCGACGAATTGTGCAGTAACTGCACCTCGCGATACGAGCGCAATCCCCTGCGCGTCCTTGACTGCAAGGTGGAACGGGACCGGGAGATCGCCCTCACCCTTCCGCGCATATCGGATCACTTGTGCGAAGGGTGTCGTGAGAACTTTGCCGCCGTGCAGGAGGCGCTCACCAGCATGGACACCCCGTTCACGTTGAACACCCAGCTGGTCCGGGGACTTGATTACTACACCCGCACGACGTTCGAGGTGGTGGGTACGGAAGGACTCGGCTCACAGAACGCCATCTGCGGCGGCGGCCGCTACGACACTTTGGTGGAGGAGTTCGACGGGCCGCCCACCCCCTGTTTCGGTTTCGCCGTCGGTGTGGAGCGGCTCATCGCAACCCTGCCAGAATCCACTTGGCAGGACATCGCGAAGAAACCCGATCTGTTTGCCGTATTGATGGGCGAAAAGGCGAAGCGGCGCGGGCAGGCACTAATCCAGACACTGCGCGCCGCCGGTTGGTACGTTGAGTTGGACTACGAAGGCGGGAGCATGAAGAGTCAGATGCGAAAAGCCAACCGCCAGGAATGCCGCTTTGTCCTCATCATCGGCGACAATGAAATCGAAAGCGGAACGTATTTTTTAAAGAATATGACGGATGGTCAACAGGTCTCGATTGACTCCGATCAATGCATCGAAATGATAGAAACCCATTTGAAAACCCCTTGAATCCGAAATCGTTTCAACACCCCGTTATGCCGCGGTTGACTCCATGCACCCATAGTGCTAGATTTTCGTTCGGGAGGCTGATTTATGAGTAACAAAGAACAGGAAGTACTCGAAAAGTACATTTCCCAGCACAATCTGAAAATCACCAAACAGCGCCGGGCTGTGCTGGAAGCGTTTCTGAATTGTGAAGATCACGTCAGCGCCGAGGAGCTATACAAGATCGTTTCCGCCAAGGAACCGAAGATCGGCCTCGCCACCGTGTACCGTACACTTTCCCTGCTGACCGAAAGCGGCCTGGCGGCCGAGCTGGATTTCGGCGACGGACAGAAGCGGTACGAAATGAATTACGCCCACGAACACCACGATCACATGATCTGCACGGAATGCGGCAAGATCATTGAGTTCCACAACGAAGTCATCGAAAAACTACAGGAAGAAGTCGCCCAAAAAAACGGCTTCAAAATGACCTCCCACAAACTGGATCTGTTCGGAATCTGCAAGGAATGCCAGCAGTGACGCGGGCTGTGGCTCAGGGCTGAGCCGTAGCTTCCGGCGGGTTCGGAGAGAGTCCCCCCTCCCCTTCAGTGGTTACTTTGCGTACCGGTTGCGACTTGAGCCACGTATCGGCCGAGACAACGCAACGGAACCCAATGAAATTGAATTTCTCATTCACCAATCCGCCGTAGGTGGAGATTTTTGAGTACACACGATTCTTGGGATTCAACCAGGTGCGGTTGGTCAGGCGCAGAGCCCCGGCGGAGGAAACAATGGAACCCCCTCGGATCACCTTGTATTCGCCGGTATTGGGCCCGGTAGGATCCTTCAATTTCTCTGACGGGTACACATTCTGCCACCAGTCCTCTGTCCATTCCCAGACGTTGCCCATCATGTCGTAAAGACCGAAAGCGTTCGGTTTTTTCTGTCCGACCGGGTGGGTGGTCCCTTCCGCATTATCCATGAACCACGCGTATTCGCCATCCATCACGTTGCCCCAGTAATAACGGGTTTCCGCTCCCGCACGGGCGGCGTACTCCCATTCGGCTTCCGTGGGCAGGCGGCAGGCGCCGTTGCTCTTTTTGAGGAATTTCTGAATGTCGTAGTAATTGACCTGTTCCACCGGGTGTGTGGGTCCGATGAACTTGGACGGGTTGAAGCCCATCACCCGCTCCCAGCGCTCCTGTGTCACCTCATACTGGTCCATAAAAAAGTCCTCGAGGCATACTTCGCGCTCGAATTTTTCATCCACCTGGGCGTTGTTGTTCCCCATGATAAAACAACCGCCCTTAATGAAGACCATGCCTTCCGGAGCCATTGCGGCGATTTTTTTATCCTCTTCCGTCAGCACCACCGGTTCCACCCGTTTCGGTGGCTGGGCGGCAACAGGGCCAGGGCCTGCCTCCTGCTCGATTTCGGCAATGGAGGGGGCCTGGTTTTGCTCGTTTGGGGTTTCGCCTTGAGAGCAGGACACTAGAATCAGGCAAAGGACAAATGCCNNNNNNNNNNNNNNNNNNNNNNNNNNNNNNNNNNNNNNNNNNNNNNNNNNNNNNNNNNNNNNNNNNNNNNNNNNNNNNNNNNNNNNNNNNNNNNNNNNNNTCTGTGATGGCATCATTGTATCAAAAACCCTTTACCCGTGCGGCGGGAATCGCCCTGATTTGCGGACTCGTGGGACTGGGCGGATGTTCCTCCATGCCCTACGATGTCTCGGTTCCCGTACTGGAGATGCCCAAGCTTCCCATTCGGCTTTTTCCGGAACGCCCCGATCCCAAGGCGCCCAAAATCCTTCCGGATCACGAACGCTACCTGGAGTTCGCCATCGGCCAGTATCACGCCAACCAGTTCGCTGTGGCGGAATTTTATCTGAAACGCAGCCTCATCCTGGAACACGACAATCCACGCGCCATGCGGCTCCTGCCCTGGGCTTATATGTTCCAGAAGAAATACCGCAAGGCCCTGTACGCCTTCGAGAAAGTGCACACCCGGTTCCCCGATGACGCCCGTCCCGTGACCGGCCTCGGCTGGTGCTATTTCGCCATGCAGGACTACCACCACGCTCTCGAAAAATTTGAACAGGCCCTGATACTGGACAAACACTCCCTTCAGGCGAAAAAAGGAATCGGGTTTGCCTACTGGATGCTCGACCATCCGGATTCGGCTGAACCCTGGCTTCGGCAGGTGTATACCTGGCACCAGTGGGAACGGTTGAAGTCCGACTGGCAGGCGTGGAATCCCAGGCCGCCGGAACGGCTGGTTGAGGTAGTGCCCTCAGACTGGCAGAAGGCGTCACTGTTCACTCCGGAGGTCGAAGCACCGCGTTACCCCTCCATCCTTTACACGCACACGGAATCATTGACTCACCCCGCCGTGGACAACGCTTGGCGACTGTACAGCAAGGAGTTTTATAAGGACGCCCTGAACGCCTTTTCCACACTGCCGCCGGAGGTCGCTGATCAGTTTGATGCGCAAAACGGGCTGGCGTGGAGCTTGTTGAAAACGGGAAACCTGGTGGAAGCCGAAGCCGTTTTCCGGAAACTGCGCCAGACCCATCCCGGTTTTCCCGGCGTGGTCAATGGCATCGGCGCGGTGAAAGCGGCGTACCAGGAAAAATCCCGTTTCGCGCGCCATTATCTGGAGATCGGCAAATACCAGATCGCCGAACAACACATCGCCGAATTGAATACCGCCTACCCCGAATGGTCCCTGCCTCACAGCCTGAAAGGATGGGTGCAGTTGAAACGCGGTAACGAAACAAAGGCATTGCAAATGTTCCAAACCGCCATTTCACATAATCCCGATGACGAAGTGGCTCTCGATGGAATGCGCCAATTTGAAACGCTGGAACTGGCAAAGGTGTTCCAGGGCGACGAGGCGCTGGCGGTGGGGGATTACAAACGTGCTTCTTATCTTTATTACGAATACATCCGCAAAAACGACGGGCCGCTCACCCCCATGCTGGCACGGGCCTACAGCGGCATGGGTTTCAGTCAGTACCACAAGGGGCGCTACGAACTGGCCTTGTACAACTTCCGCAAACTGGGCGGGGTGGACGCACTGGAGTTTGAACGGCAAAAGGGACTTGGGCTCACTTTTTACGCACGGGGCGAGTACGACAAGGCGGTGGATCACCTCATCGTCGCCGATGCCCTGAAGCCGGACCAACCGGATTTGATCCACAAGCTGGATTGGGCGGTCCTGCGCAGTTGGGATGCGGAGACAGCGCGCGATTACCTGCTGGCCAAGGCACAGGAAAAGCCAAGGAGGCCGACCCCGTACGTCGGTTTGGGCTGGGTGTATTACAAAACGGGCCGCCCGAACTTGGGTGTGGAGTATTTCCTGAAATCCATCGAACTCGACCCGGATATCATCCAGACGGTGGAATTCCGCGACATGCTGGAGTCGGAGCGCTTCGGCTGGCAGGTTTACAACCGGTTGGGTTGGGAGTATTACCACCAGGATGAAGCGGACAAAGCGCTCCAGTTGTTCGCACTGGCTTTGGAACGTCGTCCGCGTTCCTCGGAAGCCATGAAAGGCCTGGGTTATGTTTATCTCAAGCTGAAGCAGTATGAACGGGCCGGGGCCATGCTGGCCCGTTCCATCAAACGCAACCCGAACACCCATCCAGTGCGGGTGACGGTGGAAGGTTCCGAGCCGGGAACGAAGGTGGATCTCTGGACAAGCACACGCACACAATTGGCGCGGGCACTTTATCACCAGGGCCGTTTAGAAGACGCGCTCAAATGGTTCCTGGCAGAATACGAGCGCCATCCCAACTGGGCGGAGGTGCACGACGGCCTGGGTTGGACCTATCTGAAAATGGACCGGCTTTCCGAGTCCCGGCAGGCATTTTTAAAGTCGCTTCGCCTGCAACCGATCAATCCCCATTCCCACAAGGGCCTGAAGCAGGTGAAACTCCATATGGCCCAAGGCAGATTATGACCCAGCGGCATCCGCAAGGTGGTCAAATTCCGCTCCCCGCCTGTGGAAAACTTTCCGAAAAAGAGCTCTAAATACAAGGAATTCAAAAATTTCAATTGACAGCGCGGGCACCCTGGTTTATCGTATTAGACATTCCAAGATAAGCGCTCAATACATTTGGGGAGGGAGGGGAAGCCTTTCTCTTTTCGCCGTTTGCGAAGAATCATGGAGTTGGGTCTCTCAACTCCATGATCCCACTTCTGGTCCTGCCAATCCTGCGTTTTTCAATCTCTTCTAAAGTTTCAGCGACAGCCGATCAGATTTTCTTGTAGCTCGCCTTGAGTTGGTCGACCACAGACGGGTCGGCCAGAGTCGACGTATCTCCCAGTTGGTCCCCCTCGTTGGCCGCAATTTTACGCAGAATGCGCCGCATGATCTTGCCTGACCGCGTTTTCGGCAGGCCCGGCGCCCAGTGGATGATGTCCGGTGCCGCGATGGGGCCGATTTCCTTGCGCACGAAATCGATCAGCACCTTCTTCAGGTCGTCTTTGTATTCCACCCCGTCCATCAGTGTGACGTAAGCGTAGATGCCTTGCCCCTTGATGTCGTGAGGAAACCCGACCACCGCCGCCTCGGCCACCTTGTCGTGCAGAACGAGGGCCGACTCCACCTCCGCGGTGCCGATGCGGTGACCGGAGACGTTGATGACGTCGTCCACGCGGCCCGTCACCCAGTAATAACCGTCCTTGTCACGGCGGCACCCGTCGCCGGTGAAATAATAGCCGGGGTACATCTGAAAGTAGTTTTCCTCGAACCGCGAGTGATCGCCGAACACCGTGCGCATCTGCCCCGGCCACGGTTGAGCGAGCGCCAGCACTCCGCTGACGTCGTTGCCTTCCACCACCTTGCCCGTCTCTGCCTCGATCACCACCGGCACCACGCCGAAAAACGGGAGGGTGGCCGACCCCGGCTTGCAGGGGGTGGCTCCAGGAAGCGGGGAAATGAGGATGCCGCCGGTCTCCGTCTGCCACCAGGTGTCCACCACGGGGCAGCGTCCGCGTCCGATATTTTTATGATACCAGCGCCACGCTTCCGGGTTGATGGGTTCGCCCACCGATCCCAGCACCTTGAGTGTGGACAGATCGTACTTCGCCGGGATGTCCTCACCGTGCGAGATGAGGGCACGGATGGCCGTCGGTGCGGTGTAGAACTGCGTCACTTTGTGCTTGTCGATGACAGCCCAGAAGCGTCCGGCGTCCGGATACGTCGGAATGCCTTCAAACATGATGGTCGTCGCGCCGTTGGCCAGGGGTCCGTAGATGATGTACGAATGGCCTGTCACCCAGCCGATGTCGGCGGTGCACCACCAGATGTCGCCGTCGTGATAATCGAAGATGTACTTGTGCGTGAGTGCGTTGAACAGCATGTAGCCGCCGACGTTGTGTTGCGCGCCTTTCGGTTTGCCGGTAGAACCCGAGGTGTAGAGGATGAAAAGCGGGTCCTCGGCGTCCATCTGTTCCGGTTCGCACTCCGGTGATGCGTCCTTCATCTCGTCGTGCCACCAAAAATCGCGGCCGTCTTTCATGGCCGTTTCCAGCTTACTTCCGACCCGTTCAACGACGATGCACTGCTTGATGTCGGTGCCCTGTTTCGACGCCATCTCCATCGCTTGGTCGGCATTCTCTTTCAGGGGAACCGGCTTTTTGCCACGAAATGCGCCATCGGTGGTAACCAGCAACGAACAGCCGGAATCGACGATGCGGTCGGCAAGCGACGTCGGCGAGAAGCCACCGAACACGATGGAGTGAATAGCCCCGATTCGGGCACAGGCCAGCATGGCGATGGCCAGTTCGGGAATCATGGGCATGTATATAGAGATTCGGTCGCCCTTTTTCGCCCCGTGTTTCTTGAGTACGTTGGCGAACCGGCACACTTCGGCGTGAAGTTCCCGGTAGGTCAATCTGGAATCTTCATCCGGCTCGTTGCCTTCCCAGATGATCGCCGTCTGGTCACCGCGTGTCTCCAGGTGACGGTCGATGCAGTTGACGGTGATGTTGGTCTTCGCCCCTTTGAACCACTCGATGAAAATTTTTCCCTTTTTGATGTTGTAATTGTAGTCCCAGACCTTGTCCCATTTCTTGTACCAGAAAAATTCCTCCGCCTGTTCGGCCCAGAATCCTTCGGGATCGTTGATGGACCGATCGTACATTTCCCTATATTGTTCCATGCTCTGGACCCAGGCCTTTTTGGACAGGCTTTCCGGGGGGGTGTACCATCCTTCACCACTCATCGCATGACTCCTCTCATATGTTCACTCGCCGGGAGGGGACGCAACCCGCACCGCCCGGGCCGCTTCCGAAAGGGTCCACAATCCATCCGGATTGTCCATCGTGCCCTCGCGGATATTGAAAACCCAGGTGCGCAGACGCCCGTCTACCAGCTTGATCATCATTGAAAACCCGCAACCGGGCTCGAACCGGTCGCTGATATGCACCGTCTTGCCGAATTTGTCGGTGAGCGAATAAGCCTTGTCGTAGATGCTTTTCGCCTCGTCCTGCGTGGGCAGTCGCCAGTCGTCATACCCGGCGAATTTCTGTTCACGAAGCTCGCGGACATAGTCGGCGCTTTCCTGGTAATTCACCCATTTCTTGAGGTCGATCATGGTGTCGGTTTTCTTCCACATCAACCCGGTTTTCCGGTCCGTCACCGTGCCGTCCCCATTGTCCACAAAGCGTTCTTCGTCAGCCATCGGCAATCATGTTTCCGTTAAAAACTTGGTTCCATTGGTGTCCGTATTCGGACGCGGAAGTGTATCATTATTAAAATGTCTTTTCAAAATAGCTTCCCTGCAAACAAGGATTTGGAATAGAATCGGGGCAGACGCCACCGGACGGAAATTATAACAGGAAAGCTGGAAGGTTATGGAAGAGCTCCCACCCCTCAATGTATTGTTGACGCATCTCGAATGGAACCTGAAACGGATGGCCGAGATGGAATCACAGGCACGCACGGAATATTTCCGCAACGCCGCCCTGCAACGTTACGGCTTCACCTTCGACAGCGCGGTGCGGTGCATTCGGGCACGGGCGCGGGAGAACCACGAATCCTGCGAAAGTCCGGAGGAATGCCTCCGCCTTGCCAATGAGCGCGGGTGGCTGCCGCAGGATGCGGACTGGAGTGAACTGCTCGAATCCTACCGCAAAATGAAGCCGGATGCGCTGGCCCAGCACGGCGACGTCATTTTCGACAAACTCAAGGAATACCACACCGTTTTTGCCACCCTCTACACCCGGCTGGCACAACAGGGCTGAGCTTCAAAACTGATCGCGCAACGCCTCGAAGGCGCGGCGGCGGTGCGAGATGGTGTTTTTTTCGCCGACGCTCATTTCTCCAAACGTGCGGTCGTGTCCGTCCGGAATGAAGATCACATCCCAGCCGAAGCCGTTTTCTCCACGCAGGCTTTGGGCGATGATGCCCGTCACCTCCCCTTTACCGATCACAATCTCGCGGCCGTCGTGCACTGCCACCATGCACACCGCACGTGCCCGCCGGTCGGGAAACGGTTCCAGCATCTTCAGCATGCCCTCGCACCCGACGCTCACTTCGAACCATTTGACCAGGGCGCCGGGCAGGCCGTTCCAGGCTTCGAACACGAGCCCGGAGTCTTCTACCAGTACAGGGGACTTGAGGGTTTCCCAGGCCTCCGTCGCCTTGTGCTCGACCAGTTCCGCCACGTCCGTCGTCTGGATCTCATGCAGGTGGGCGAGATCCCGCCGTTCCATCTCGATTCCCAGGATATCCTGCGCCTCGCGGAACTTGTTGGGATTGCCCGTAACAAACTTCAATTGCTTCCAAAGCGGGTGATGTTTCATAATAATCGAACCAAACCGGGTACCGTGCCTCTGGTATCCTTGTTCCAACCTTAACGCTGTGTTATAAGTTTTCCCTTTCATTCACACGGAAAGCCGCCATTATAAATGAAATCATTCCATCCCATCAGAATCCTCTGCCTGATTCTGGCGCTGGTCGTCGCACCGGGCTGCGTCAAGGTATTTGAAAATGACCACGACGTACAGGCGCAAAAAGCCCTGAAAGACCTCATGGCCATTCAGGACCAGTTCTACCAGAAGAATCAGCGATATGCCAAGAACCTCGTGGAAATCGAGGATTACAAGCTGGAGTATCACAGTGGCATCGTGTACCTCGAAATCGAGTCGGCGGGCAAGGACAAGTACCGTGCCATTGCTCTGCCTGCGGAATCCACCACGGCACGCGTTTTCGCCTACGATACGGAACAGGGCGGCTTCTATGAGATGGGAGAGGAAGAAGTGGCCAGCTACGTGCTGGGCGCGTTGAATTTCATTCGCGGTGAACAGCGGAAAAAGCGGGTGATCGACATCGTCTCCGGTCTGCTGATGGTGATCCTGATTGCGATGGGTTTCAAACTGCACGCATTATATAAGGGACCGAAGTCTGCTTGGGCGATGGCTCCGTATTTCCTTACCATTCCACCGCTGATCATGTCGGTAGCGGCGCTGAACCACATGAACCGCGACATCTTGATGACGCCGTTTCTTCAGACGTTGATTTTCGGTTCGATCGGTTTGTCGGGACTGGCGGTGGTGATGGGAATGATGAGTTTCACCAAACTGCCCCCGGGGGACAACCGCCCTGCCCTGATTGGGGTGGTGATGTGCACCCTGATGATCGCGGTGTTCAACATTGCCATTCTTGCGAACACTTACGCCAAATACGCCGAACCCCCCGGACGGGGCGACACCTACTTCATCCCGGCACCACCTCGACCACGATGATGTGATTGCAATGGGAAGGGACTCCTGAGTCGGGCTGGGCTTTCAGAGAGAACGTCTGCCCGGTCACGGTGTTTTTAGGGAGGGCATAGCGGATGGGCCCTTCATGCGTGTCCAGCACCATCACCTGGCCCATCGAAAGGTCTTTTTGCGTGACCCGGACCTGATAATAAAAATCCTCGCTTTGCTGGGCTCGCGGCGGGTTCACCTGGATTCTCAGAACGAGATCGCCACGTTTTCGGTTCAACAACCCGCGTTCCCCTTTTTCCGGAATGCGCATGACGATGTCATTCGTCGTTCCTGCGGGAATGCGTATGTTGAAAGTTCCACCCGGAGTGCGTACCCGAACTGTCCCGCCGTTCAGACCGGTGTGCGATTCGATGTTGACGGTCTTTTCCAGGTCGAGGCAAAGCACGCGGCGCTCCAGGCTCTGCATGTTGCGGTAGGTACCGTTCCACCAGCGGCCTACCCGCCGGGAAAATGGCAAACCCGTTTCCCCGGCTTGGGCATCTTCCTTCGGCACCACTTCCGGTTCCGGAGGCGTGGCGTGGACGTAACCCTTGCCGTTTGCCGGTATGGAATCCTCGTCTTTTACGTATTGCTGGGAATTCGAACGACGGTTCCGCTCCCTGCCATTTCCATTTTTTGTTTGCGGTTCGTATTCGGGTTTGGGACTTGCGGGGTCTTCAGCGGAAATGTTCGGCATCCATTTCAAACGCATTGCGGGGTTGGTCCGGTAGTACCTCTCCAAAACACCAAAGGCGATTGAAATTTTTTTGAAACGGTCTTCACTGTCCGTATCGTTGGGATTTTTGTCAGGATGGTACTGCTTGGCAAGCTGGTAATAAGCCTTTTTTATTTCAGGCCAGGAAACGCCTTCCGCCACATTGAGCGTTTGGAAACATTCCGGCAGGTCCACATAGCGCGTCGCATTCATGACAACGAACCGCTCCTCCTCTAATGTGTCACAGCTCAGCCCGGGAACTGTGCAGGCTACTCACAGTTTTTCCACAAGCTGGTCTTTCAGAACCGATCAGAATAGATCAACAAAAACAAAGCGCCCCTCATTTTTGGCCTTTGCTCTTGTAACTTGTTTGGAGTAGCCTGATAATACCTTTTTTTATAAAACTGCAAACGGTAAATTTATGGATAATTTGATCGGTTGTCCTGAGCAAAAACTGAACGAAATCATGGTCGGGTGGGGTGAAAAACCGTACCGCTCGCACCAGGTTTTCAACTGGGTTTACCATTATGGAATCCGGCAGTTTGGGGATATGACCAATCTTTCCAAAGCATTAAGGAAAAAACTGGAAGAACGGTTTTATATTCGCCTGCCCCGGATTGTAATGAGCACGCCATCGAGGGACGGATCGATCAAATACCTGTTCGGTCTGGAGGATGGCCAGGAGGTGGAGGCCATCTGGATGCCGGAGACGGACCGCAAGACGCTCTGCATCTCGACGCAAGTTGGGTGCCGCCTCGCCTGCTCCTTCTGTCTGACGGCGAGCATGGGGCTGAAGCGTCACCTGACGTCGGCGGAGATCATCGGCCAGTACCTGGCGGTGAACGCCGACCACACGGAAGAAAACCGGGTCTCCAACATCGTGTTCATGGGTATGGGCGAGCCGCTGGACAATTACGACGCCGTATGCGACGCCCTCAGGCTGATGGTTTCGCCGG
Coding sequences within it:
- the fbp gene encoding class 1 fructose-bisphosphatase translates to MDRTTLVQFIRRQEKMTPGATGEFTNLMNEVLVGAKIVSLQVNNAGLGEDILGMSGRVNVQGEEVQKLDDYANDIFIKLVGESGNICAITSEENEKPVIIPPDRAGKYIFMVDPLDGSSNIDVNVNIGSIFSVYRKQSPGPDVTDDDLLQPGHQQVAAGYIIYGPSTLFVYTSGNGVHTFTLDPALGEFFLSTQDMKIPRQGSTYSVNEGNSQVWQEPQKKLVEYLKENDKETKRPYKLRYIGSLVADFHRTLLKGGIFMYPGDKKSPEGKLRYAFEAAPMAMIVENAGGKASNGKERILDIKPTDIHQRVPLYIGSPEDMDRAHALLA
- the hisS gene encoding histidine--tRNA ligase; this encodes MKIQSIRGVKDILPGEIEKWHKVEAAARRVLAPYGFQEIRLPIFESTSLFKRSIGETTDIVEKEMYTFTDRGGDEITLRPEGTASVVRSYIQHKMHGQAQLVKLYYMGPMFRYERPQAGRFRQFYQIGAEALGSASPLVDAEVMTMLIALFRDLGLNGVELQINSLGCPECRPPYRELLKDAIRKHLDELCSNCTSRYERNPLRVLDCKVERDREIALTLPRISDHLCEGCRENFAAVQEALTSMDTPFTLNTQLVRGLDYYTRTTFEVVGTEGLGSQNAICGGGRYDTLVEEFDGPPTPCFGFAVGVERLIATLPESTWQDIAKKPDLFAVLMGEKAKRRGQALIQTLRAAGWYVELDYEGGSMKSQMRKANRQECRFVLIIGDNEIESGTYFLKNMTDGQQVSIDSDQCIEMIETHLKTP
- a CDS encoding Fur family transcriptional regulator, whose amino-acid sequence is MSNKEQEVLEKYISQHNLKITKQRRAVLEAFLNCEDHVSAEELYKIVSAKEPKIGLATVYRTLSLLTESGLAAELDFGDGQKRYEMNYAHEHHDHMICTECGKIIEFHNEVIEKLQEEVAQKNGFKMTSHKLDLFGICKECQQ
- a CDS encoding formylglycine-generating enzyme family protein, with the translated sequence AFVLCLILVSCSQGETPNEQNQAPSIAEIEQEAGPGPVAAQPPKRVEPVVLTEEDKKIAAMAPEGMVFIKGGCFIMGNNNAQVDEKFEREVCLEDFFMDQYEVTQERWERVMGFNPSKFIGPTHPVEQVNYYDIQKFLKKSNGACRLPTEAEWEYAARAGAETRYYWGNVMDGEYAWFMDNAEGTTHPVGQKKPNAFGLYDMMGNVWEWTEDWWQNVYPSEKLKDPTGPNTGEYKVIRGGSIVSSAGALRLTNRTWLNPKNRVYSKISTYGGLVNEKFNFIGFRCVVSADTWLKSQPVRKVTTEGEGGLSPNPPEATAQP
- a CDS encoding tetratricopeptide repeat protein, with translation MPYDVSVPVLEMPKLPIRLFPERPDPKAPKILPDHERYLEFAIGQYHANQFAVAEFYLKRSLILEHDNPRAMRLLPWAYMFQKKYRKALYAFEKVHTRFPDDARPVTGLGWCYFAMQDYHHALEKFEQALILDKHSLQAKKGIGFAYWMLDHPDSAEPWLRQVYTWHQWERLKSDWQAWNPRPPERLVEVVPSDWQKASLFTPEVEAPRYPSILYTHTESLTHPAVDNAWRLYSKEFYKDALNAFSTLPPEVADQFDAQNGLAWSLLKTGNLVEAEAVFRKLRQTHPGFPGVVNGIGAVKAAYQEKSRFARHYLEIGKYQIAEQHIAELNTAYPEWSLPHSLKGWVQLKRGNETKALQMFQTAISHNPDDEVALDGMRQFETLELAKVFQGDEALAVGDYKRASYLYYEYIRKNDGPLTPMLARAYSGMGFSQYHKGRYELALYNFRKLGGVDALEFERQKGLGLTFYARGEYDKAVDHLIVADALKPDQPDLIHKLDWAVLRSWDAETARDYLLAKAQEKPRRPTPYVGLGWVYYKTGRPNLGVEYFLKSIELDPDIIQTVEFRDMLESERFGWQVYNRLGWEYYHQDEADKALQLFALALERRPRSSEAMKGLGYVYLKLKQYERAGAMLARSIKRNPNTHPVRVTVEGSEPGTKVDLWTSTRTQLARALYHQGRLEDALKWFLAEYERHPNWAEVHDGLGWTYLKMDRLSESRQAFLKSLRLQPINPHSHKGLKQVKLHMAQGRL